DNA from Mesorhizobium sp. B2-1-1:
AGGTTCTCCTCTTTCGGCAGGTCGGCGTAGTCACCGGGTACGGTGAAAGCGGCCGCCAGCGAGACGACGCAGACGACGGCAAGCACGATGAAGCCGCCGGACGACCCCGCCTCGGGAATGACATAGAGTGCCAAAAGCAGAGCGAGCGCACATTGCGCCAGGGTCTGCAGCGTCACGAAATAGCCGCCGATGCGCTCCGCCCGGCGCGAACGGGCGATCAGTTCAGTGGCGATCGCGACCAGGCCGCCCTCAGCCAGCCCGGCGATGGCGCGGGCGGCGATCAGCGCATTGGCGCTTGCGGCATGGGCGGTCCATACATTCGCCAGGGCCAGCAGGATCAAAAGGACGGCGCTTTTCCAGCGCATGTTGCGCGCGGAAAGCAGCATCGCCACCACGGCTGAACCGATGGCGATTGCGATCATCTCCGCCGTGGCGACCAGCGCCAGTTCATCGCCGCTGACATGGCCCTCGGTGTAGAGCGCGCCAAGCAGCACGGGCTGAAGCCCGAGGATCAGCAGCCCGACCGAGCCGATCCATAATGCGGAGCCGAGCTCGACGCCGGTCGGGTTGCCGACCAGCCAATCGCCATTTTCCGCTTGTACGGCTTGCGTCGCAGTCACGAGGCGCCTCCCAACGTCCTTGCAGCGCGATAAAAAAGCTGACAACTTGTCAGCATTACGAAACTGATACTTGATCATGTTTCTTGTCAACCGGGAATTTTGAAGCTCTCGCGAGAGATTGGGCGCATGGCAGAAGCAAGCCGGATGGCGACGGCGCCGAGGCGCAGGCCCAAGCAGGAGCGGAGCCGCGAACGCATCGACGCGATCCTTTCGACGACCATGCGGCTGATCGGCGAAAAAGGCATCGACGCGGTGACGATGAAGGAAGTGGGCGCACTGGCGGGCGGACCGATCGCCACCGTCTACCATTATTTCCCCAACAAATCGGCGATCCTGGCGATGCTCTATGAGCGCTTCTCGGAGGAAAGCCGCGCACGCTTCGGCGAGATCATCGCCGAAATAAGTGGGCTTGAGGACGTGACGGCTGCCGCGGACCGCATGATCGAGGACTATTACCGGCGCGTGGCCGACGACCCGGCCATCCAGGATCTGCAGAACGCGATACAGGCTGACAAGGCGCTGCAGAACCTCGACATTGCTGAGACAAGGCACCAGGCCAAGATGTTCTGCGACCACGTCGCTCCGATGCTGCGGCCCGACCGGCGCGAAGACTTCGCGCGCGTGGTGTTCCTGATCTTCCAGCTTGCCGGCGGCGTCGTGCGGCTAGCGCTGACGCAGGACGAGAAGGAAGGCCGCCGCACGATCGACGACTACAGGTCCATCATCCATACGCAGCTGAGATTGTTTCTGTAGTTTTCGGCGGCGGCTTTCGCGCCCCTCTCCCGTGACATCGACACGTCTTGCGTATCGAAGTATCGGGCGGCAGGATCTCTGACCGATAGCGGCAGAGCACCCTCCGCGCCTTGTTTTGCCGTCGATTGCGGGAGGAACCGGCGCATTTCGCATGAAAGGCCAGCGGCAACTGGCACGTTCTGCGAGCGGGCTTTCGCGGAAAACAAAATTTCGCGCCGCTGCCCGCTCGCGCGCGCCTTGACTCTCGCCAGCCAGCAGCCTATTTCACCGCCACGTTAGCACTCGCCCTGGGTGAGTGCTAACCACAGGTCCGGTACCGCCGGGCTTTGTAGATTGTCCGGCTTCGCCGGACGGAGGAACTGTTTCTCACCGTTCTCATCGAGGAAGAAAACATGGCAAAGTCGAAGTTCCGCCCGCTTCATGACCGCGTGGTCGTACGCCGGGTCGAATCCGAATCCAAGACCGCCGGCGGGATCATCATCCCCGACACGGCGAAGGAAAAGCCGCAGGAAGGCGAGATCATCGCCGTCGGCTCCGGCGCCCGCGACGAAGCTGGCAAGCTCGTGCCCCTGGACGTTAAGGCTGGCGACCGCATCCTGTTCGGCAAGTGGTCGGGCACCGAAGTCAAGCTCAATGGCGAAGACCTTCTGATCATGAAGGAATCCGACATTATGGGCATCATCGGCTGAATATCGGCCTTTCCATCAACTGAATCTTAAATCTTCGGGCTCGATCCGAGCCCCTGCCAGGAGTTGAACATGGCTGCCAAAGACGTAAAATTCTCCCGCGACGCCCGTGAGCGCATGCTGCGCGGCGTCAACATCCTCGCCGACGCGGTGAAGGTCACGCTCGGCCCCAAGGGCCGCAACGTCGTCATCGACAAGTCGTTCGGCGCACCGCGCATCACCAAGGACGGCGTCACCGTCGCCAAGGAAATCGAACTTGAGGACAAGTTCGAGAACATGGGCGCACAGATGGTCCGCGAAGTCGCTTCGAAGACCAACGACATCGCCGGCGACGGCACCACGACCGCGACCGTTCTGGCGCAGTCGATCGTCCAGGAAGGCCACAAGGCGGTTGCCGCCGGCATGAACCCGATGGACCTGAAGCGCGGCATCGACCTGGCCGTGACCGAAGTGGTCGCAGCTCTCGGCAAGGCCGCCAAGAAGATCAAGACCTCCGAGGAAGTCGCCCAGGTCGGCACCATCTCGGCCAATGGCGACGAGTCGGTCGGCAAGATGATCGCGGAAGCGATGCAGAAGGTCGGCAACGAAGGCGTCATCACCGTCGAGGAAGCCAAGACCGCCGAGACCGAGCTGGAAGTCGTCGAAGGCATGCAGTTCGACCGCGGCTATCTCTCGCCCTACTTCGTCACCAACCCCGATAAGATGGTTGCCGATCTCGAGGACGCCTACATCCTGCTCCACGAGAAGAAGCTCTCCAACCTGCAGGCCATGCTGCCGGTCCTGGAAGCGGTCGTGCAGACCTCCAAGCCGCTGCTCATCATCTCGGAAGACGTCGAAGGCGAGGCCTTGGCCACGCTGGTCGTCAACAAGCTGCGCGGTGGCCTGAAGATCGCCGCCGTCAAGGCTCCGGGCTTCGGTGATCGCCGCAAGGCCATGCTGGAAGACATCGCCATCCTCACCGGTGGCCAGGTCATCTCCGAAGACCTCGGCATCAAGCTCGAGAATGTCGGCCTCAACATGCTCGGCCGCGCCAAGAAGGTGTCGATCTCGAAGGAGAACACCACCATCGTCGACGGCGCCGGCAAGAAGGCCGAGATCCAGGGCCGCGTTGCCCAGATCAAGCAGCAGATCGAGGAGACCACCTCGGACTACGACAAGGAGAAGCTGCAGGAGCGTCTGGCCAAGCTCGCCGGCGGTGTTGCCGTTATCCGCGTCGGCGGTGCGACCGAAGTGGAAGTGAAGGAAAAGAAGGACCGCGTCGATGACGCCCTCAACGCGACCCGCGCGGCCGTAGAAGAAGGCATCGTTGCCGGCGGTGGCGTGGCCCTGCTGCGCGCTTCGGGCAACCTCAAGGCCACCGGCGTCAACTCCGACCAGGCCGCCGGCATCAACATCGTTCGCCGCGCACTGCAGGCCCCGGCCCGTCAGATCGCTGCCAACGCCGGTGCGGAAGCATCGATCGTTGCTGGCAAGATCCTCGAGAACAAGGGCGCGACCTTCGGCTACAACGCCCAGACCGGCGAATATGGCGACATGATCGCCATGGGTATCGTCGATCCGGTCAAGGTCGTGCGTACGGCTCTCCAGGACGCGGCCTCGGTCGCCGGCCTGCTGGTCACCACCGAAGCCATGATCGCGGAGGCTCCGAAGAAGGAGTCGGCTGGCGGCGGCATGCCTGGCGGCATGGGCGGCGGCGGCATGGGCGGTATGGGCGGCATGGACTTCTAATCCAGCCATCTGCTTTATGCATGCGGAAAGGGCGGCAGCGATGCCGCCCTTTTCTTTGCACATTCAGGCTTTGCTTCAGCGTAGTCGGTTGGAACCAGCGTCAGACAGCAGTGCTCTCCGCTTGCCGCGTCGCCTTGCCGGCGAGGACTGCCTGCTCGATCAGGGTAGCCACCTCATCGGCCACGACGTTGATCGATGAGCGATCGCGGGTGGCGCGGGCAATCACCATCAGGCCTTCCAGCGAGGACTCGACCAACAGCGCCAGCGCCCGTGCGCGGCGCTCGACCACCCCTGCCCTGACAAACGCCTGGCGCAGCAGGCCGATCCACTGCTCGAAAGCGGAGCGGCAGATTTCCTCCAAGTCCGGCACGTCGTTCGGCGCATCGAGCACGACCGGCGCGATCGGGCAGCCGAGCGAGAATTCGTTGTCCTCCAGCATGCGAGCGACCGACTGGTAAATGTGGTGAACGGCAACCGCCGGATCGCTTTCCGCCGCCAGCTCGGCGCCAAGCCTCTCAGTCACCTCGGCCACGCTGGCGCGCGTCACTTCGACGACCAGCTGATCCTTGCCACCGGGAAAGTGGAAATAGAGCGAGCCGCGCGGGGCGCCGCTGGCGCTCAGTATGTCATTGAGCGAAGTGCCGTGATAGCCGCGCCGCCTGAGCAGCAATCCGGTCGTTTCGAGTATGCGGGCTCTCGTATCGTTCGCCATGTCAACCTCTGTCAGGAGAGATCCTTATAAGCCTTGCCAGAAATATGACAACTGGTCTACATAATATGTAGATCAGTCTATATAATCGAGAGCCGAAATGCGCAGCTATCGTCTTGAGGGTTGGGCGGAACCGAATGTCTGGTGATGCGGGAAGAGGTGCGACCGGAGCCAAGTCCCCAGGAGATCGTGGTGCGGGTGCGCGCCACCTCGCTCAACCGACGCGATACGATGATCCTCAATGGCACCTACCCCCTGACACCGCGCCGCGGGATCGTTCCGCTCAGCGACGGCGCCGGCGAGGTCGTCGCCATCGGCGATGATGTCACACGCTTTGCCGTCGGCGACCGTGTCACCGGCAGCTATTTCGCCCGCTGGATCGATGGCCGCATCAATGCCGGACTGATCGACCAGCTCGGCTGCACGCTGGATGGCATGCTCGGCGAGTACGCCGTGCTTGACGAGCAATGGGCGGTGCGAGTTCCCGAGCATCTCGACTGGCGCGAGGCGGCAACGCTGAGCTGCGCCGGCCTGACAGCCTGGAACGCACTGACCGGGGCGGAGATTCCCAAGCCCGGCCAATGGGTTCTAGTCATAGGCTCGGGCGGCGTCTCGCTGTTCGCGTTGCAGTTCGCCAAGCTGCTCGGCTGCCGCGTCGTCGCCGTCACCTCTCGCGCCGAGAAGGTCGGCAAGCTGCGGGCGATGGGGGCCGACCTCGTCGTCTCCTCGACCGACATGCCGGAATGGGGGGCGATGGTGCGTGGCGAAACCGGCGGTATCGACCTTACCGTCGAAACCGGCGGCCCGCCGACCTTCGCGCAGTCGCTGATCGCCAGCGCGCTTTATGGGCGCATCGTGCTGCTCACCATTCAGGATGCGAAGGGCGCAACGGTGCAGATCCCCGGCGCCGTCTATCAGCGCAGCCTCGTCACAATCGGCCGTCTGTTCGTCGGCAGCCGCGCAAACCTCGAAACGATGCTCAACGCCGTCTCGGCGCACCGGTTGAGACCGGTCATCGACAAGGTCTTCCCCTTCGCCGAGGCCCGCGACGCCTACCGCTATTTCCAGCAGGGCGACGTCTTCGGGAAGGTCGTCATCGACGGAGCCTGATCTTTCATATCGATCGAACCAGAAGGGAGAACAGCAATGACAATTCGTGAAGCTTCGGCCGAGTGGCAAGGCACGCTGAGGGAAGGTTCAGGCCGGCTGCGGCTCGGCAGCGGTGTGTTCGAAGGCGCCTATTCCTTTCCGTCGCGTTTCGAGAACGGCCCCGGCACCAACCCGGAAGAACTGATCGCGGCCGCGCATGCCGGCTGTTTCTCGATGGCGCTGACCTTCATCCTTGGCCAGGGAGGTCATGTTCCCCGGGACATCCGCACCATCGCCAGGGTGCACCTCGGAGCGACCGAGGCCGGGCCGACCATCACCCGCATCGACCTTGAAACGGCGGTGGAGGTCACGGGGCTCGCCGAAGACCAGTTCGAGCGCCTTGCCCAGTCCGCCAAGGCGAGCTGTCTCGTTTCGCGCGCGCTGGCCGGCGTGGCCCAGATCAACCTCAAGGCGACCCTCGTGGGTACCGCCGCGCAACAATGAATCAGGAGAAGTACGAGATGAGCAGCATCATGGACGGTCATCCAGAGTCGCGGCGGACAGCCGAGATCATGCGGCGCTTCAACGATGTGTTCCAGTTGCACGATCCGTCGGCGCTTGCCGAGTTGGTGGGCGAGGACTGCGTGATTGAAAACACCGTGCCGGCACCGGACGGTGCGCGCCATGCCGGCAAGGCGGCCTGCGTCGGGCTATGGACGGCGATCGCGACCCAGCCCGGCACGCGCTTCGACATCGAGGAGACCTTCGTCGCCGGCGAGCGGGCGACGATCCGCTGGCGCTACTGGATGGCGGACGGCAATTCGCTGCGCGGCGTCAATCTGATGCGCGTCGAGGGCGGGCGGATCGTCGAGGCGATGGGCTACGTCAAGGGATAGGCCGGCTTCACCATATGAGTTACACCTAATACACATCGGTTTGTGCTAGGAATAGAGTCCGACCGCCATTCGACGATCGAGAAAGACCATAGGGAGGACTAATGTCATGAACATCAGAACCGCCTGCTTTGGAGCACTCGCGTTGACCGTTCTCAGCGGCACGGCACTTGCCGGAGCGCTCGACTCGCCCAAGATGATGGAACCGTTCTTCACCGATGCGAGCATGAAGACGATGAAATCCGACGCCGAGATGAAAGCCGCCTGGGCAAAAATGTCCAAGGACGACCAAGCCATGATGATGAAGGAATGTCAGGATGCGGCGATGAGCAAGCCGTATGCCCCGTTCTGCGAAAAATTGAAGGCGCTCGGCGGCGCGAACAAATGATTGCCGGCTAGTCCGGAGTTGAAGAACAAAAGAAGGCGGGCCAAGGCTCGCCTTCTCATTGTTCGGCATCGATTTCGTGCCAAGGCGAGGCGAACGAATTCTACCTGTCCGCCAGCGCAAGCTTGGCGCCGAGCATGACGAAAGCGCCGGCGAACGTGCGGCGCATCCAGGTCAGCACCCTCGGCCGCGACGCGACATGGCTGCGGATCGAGGCGGCGAAGATGCCATAGCCGACGAAGATGACGAAGGTCAAAAGCATGAAGACGCTGCTCAGTTCCAGCATCTTCGACAGCGCGTGCGGCTCGGTCGTGCTGACGAACTGCGGCAGGAAGGCAAAGAAGAAGATCGACAGCTTCGGGTTGAGCACATTGACGAGGATGCCTCTCGCAATCACCTTGCCGGTGGAGCGCGGCGCGACATTGTCCTCGACGTTCAGACCACCCCTCTCCTTCAGCGTGTTCCAGGCCATGTAAAGGAGGTAGGCGACGCCCAGATATTTCAGCGTCTCGAAGGCGACCGCGCTGGTGTGCAGGAGCGCGGCGAGGCCGGTGATGGCGGCAGCCATATGCGGGATGATGCCGAGCGTGCAGCCGAAAGCGGCGACGATTGAGGCGCGGGCGCCGCGGGAAAGCCCGGCGCTCAGCGTGTAGAGGACGCCGGTGCCGGGCGAAGCCACCACGATCAGCGACGTCAACAAGAATTCGATGCTCACGATTTGGTCCTCCGCTGTGCTGCCCGGCGGGCAGCGTAGCAGCGAAATCCCCGCGCACAAGCCGCGGCGCCGTCAGATCAGAGGACAGGCAGCCCGTGCGCCCGACGCGCCATCAGGCAATCCTCGTCGCCGGGCATGCAGGCGCGGCAGACATCCGGGCGCAGCTCGTAGATGCCGCAAGCGGTTGCCTTGCCCACTTCGCCACAGAGGGCCGAACAGCGCGGGCCCTCGCAACGCATACCCGACAGATCGGTCGCGACATACTTGTCCGGGATACGGTCGAGGTGCGCGTCGTCCTCGGTGGAAAAGCGCGGCCACTCGGCCGAGTAGGAGCAACAGGCGCCGCAGCTCTGGCAATCAAATGCCGGGACGGTGCCTCGTTGCGACGATGAAAGGCTGGCTGCGGCCACCGGGTTGAACAGCCCCTGCGCAGCAGGATTGCGGTCGGCGTCTTGCGGCAAGGCGCTATTTCTTCTTGCCTGCCTTGCGCGACGGCGCCTCGGCCGGCGACTTGAATAGATCGGTCGCGGCCTCGGCAGCTGCATCGGCCTTCGGCGCGGCAGCCGGCTTGACCGGCTTTGCAGCGGCGGCGGGCGCCGGCGGTTGGTCCTTGGCGGAGAATTTTATGGCCATCTCAGTCCTCGTCGGCGAAGCGCGATGGTGCGCGCGGACTGCGCAAACGGCCGATCAGGGCCGAAACCGCCGTTATGTTCATTTCCTCAGGCGACCAGTTCCTCGCCTCCGCGATGTGATGCGGCGCCAGTTCGCGATGCGTGCTGCCGCTGTAGGCGGCGTCCTGATGGGTCACCGGCTCGCGGGTCTTGGCGTCTTGGCGGACATATTCGATCAAATAGTTCGGGCACTCGGCGCGGCCCCGCACGCCGACGCGCACCTGTGCATCGCCATGGACGCGCTTGCAGCGTTCGAGTTTTTCCAGCACACGCCGGACATATTCGACTGGCTTGTCCAATGTTTCGACCATATCGGCGATGGTCGCATCAGCGGCGATTGGTGTCGCCGGCACACGCTTCGTCGCCATCAGCGTCTTCCGGCCCGTTTCGGCAACGCCGCCTGTGCGGCCGCCGCAGCCATTTCATCTGCCTCTTTTTCCAGGCGCAGTTCGCGCAAACGCGCGGTCTTGGCTTCACGCGCCTGGGTGAGGGCATCGCGTTCGGAAATGATGCGGTTGAGCGACATCGACTGGGTTTGCGTCTTGCTGAACAAGGGCACTGCCTGATCAGCAGCTGTTTTCGAATTGGCGGTCAAAATCTTTCTCCTGTCAGGAGTCTCGTGCCGATAGGGCAAGACCGGTCTTCAGTCAGGACCCACGCACAAAAGCATTGGGGCGGCGGATTCAACTTGCTGGAGCGTCCCTTAGCACGTTCAGGCCGACGCGCAGCGCATTTTCGGCGGCGAGACCCACAAAGTGAAAAAGGCCAGGCACCGCCTGACCTTCCATGAGAGCGTCGCGCATCCAGTGGATGCACAGGACGCTCCGGCACGCAGCGTGCGAAAACTCAGGTTTCCGCCGCCATGCGCCCGAATTCGCCATTCACCAGTGCCAGTACATCCGTGGTCACCGGGAAGGCTGAATCCTTTTTCAGGCCGCCTTCAACTGGTCGGCCGACATCTTGCCGGACTTGTTGTCGCGGACCATCTCGTAGCCGAGCTTCTGGCCCTCGACGATGTCACGCATGCCGGCGCGCTCTACGGCCGAGATGTGGACGAAAACGTCGGCAGAGCCGTCGTCAGGCTGAATAAAACCAAAACCTTTGGTGGCGTTGAACCATTTAACTGTGCCGGTGCTCATGACGAACCCTTTCCATGGCAAATACTCGTTCGCCGTCATGCGGATGCACAACGTCGTTTGTCTCGATTTTTGATGTGGGAAGTTCGTCAAAGGCGCGCCGCAAAGCGCGGATAACAAAAGTCAGTCAACAAATATCGACAAAGGTCTTGTAAGCTATTTAAACGGCCATGTCAATTCTTGGCTCACCCGCCGCGACGGTTCACGCCAATCGGGCACTGAACAAAGCGGCCCTAAAAAAATCTGGACGCGCCGGGAGCCATTTCGGTCGAAGCACGTTTCATGGTTGTCGTCAGCAATTCACGAGAGCAATCGAAGGAAAAGCGAACGGCAAAGACGCCCCCCGCACGATAAAAGGTGCGAGGGGCGTTTTCTTTCGGCCCCTACATCGCGGCGGTCATCATCGGCGGCATCTCGTAGCGGAGGCCGAGGCCCGAGCGCACTGCCAGGTCGACGTCAGTCAGCGTCCGGGACGAAAAGGCCGCTGCGGGCTTTCATGTCTGGAACGGTTTGCTGAAGGCGTTGGTGAATGTGACCCCGCCGTGATCGTCGCTGGCTTCGCCCAGCACGACATCCATGCCATCATTGGTGACCCGCGCCAGTGCGAACCCGCCCATATAGGCCGCCTTTGGCTTGAAGAGATCAAGGCCGTCGCGCTGATAGATCATCGGCACCTCGTGCTGATGGCCATGGAAGATGGCAATCACGTTGTAGCCTTTCAGGGCCGCAAGCAGTGCCTGACGGTCCGCATCGCTCCACCAATGCGGCGGCCCCTTGCCGTCGTCGTCGAACGCCTTTTTGGCGGGATCCCATCGCTCAGTCGAAAAATTATCCCAGCCATAATGCTGAAACAGGATGACCGGGCGGCCGTCCGCCGCATAGGTCGCCAGATCCTGCTTCAGCCAGGGCAGGCTGCTGTCCGCGCCATGGCCGGTGTCGCCAGCGAAACGGTGGGTCTGGACGAGATGCAGCCCGCCCCAGTCCCACGCATAGCAGTCGGTCTCGACATCGTAGTCGGTGGCTGGAACCGGTGGCTTGAAGAACACGCCGGCACGGTGATTGACTTCGACATAGTCGCGCATTTCGCGCCGGTACCAGTCAACGTGATGCCGCGGGCCGTTTTGGTCGAGGTCATGATTGCCGAGCCCGACATAGACTGGAACATGCACGCGGTCAGGCCCCATGCCTTGCTGGTAACGCTGGCTGAATTGCAGCAATTGCGTGCCTTCACTCGGCTGGGTGATCTGACCACCGCCATCGTCGGTCATGTCGCCGCCGATGACGAGGCCGAGCGGCGTGCCGATTCGGCTGCCGGCGGAGCGTAGGCCCGTCGGGACGCCGCCGATCTCGACGGGCCATGTCTTGTCGCCAATGCCGTTCAGAGCCGCCACATTGCGCAGCAAGGCAGCGTCGGTCTTGCCTTCCTGCTGGCAATTGGGACTCAAGCCGCTGGCCATGCGGCAGGCATGGACATCGGCGATGAACAGGAAGGTGGCGTCGACAGGCTGAATGCGCTGCCCGGTCTGGCCGAGCGCCGGGCGTGGAAGCGCAAGGGCCGTGGCAAGACCGGCGGCCCGCGCCAGAAAACGGCGTCGTGATACCGATTTTGGTGAGAAGCGCTTCATCATGGGTTGAAGTTCAGCACGGACACCGGTCAGCAGTAAAGTTCAGCGCCCGGTCCACGGCTGCCCTCCCCCAGAACGGAACTGAGTTGTAGGGATCGTTCCCGTTCTCGGCATCAAAGGTTTCCCGGTGGCAGCAATATCCTGCGACGCCGCCTCGTTGCGGCCATGGGCGAAGCTTGGGCGACACTCTGCTCCAGCCCCGCCAGGCAATCGCGCAACATGCCGGCATCCTGCGCCGTCTTGGCCATCGACATCGCGCCGGAATAGGCCGCGACGGCCAGGGCGGCGAAACGCTGCGGGTCGGTGTCCTGCTCCCTGCCCGCCTGCTGATCAGCCCGGACCTTGTCGGCGATCGCCTGGCGCCAGCCGGCAAAAATGCCGGCAAGGGCGGCGCGCAATTCGGCATCGGCGAGCGACAGTTCATGTGCAAGGTT
Protein-coding regions in this window:
- a CDS encoding MFS transporter, whose protein sequence is MTATQAVQAENGDWLVGNPTGVELGSALWIGSVGLLILGLQPVLLGALYTEGHVSGDELALVATAEMIAIAIGSAVVAMLLSARNMRWKSAVLLILLALANVWTAHAASANALIAARAIAGLAEGGLVAIATELIARSRRAERIGGYFVTLQTLAQCALALLLALYVIPEAGSSGGFIVLAVVCVVSLAAAFTVPGDYADLPKEENLANVLTVPSITALLSVFCYFMFFGAIWAFLEPLGAQYGIDSWTVGLIVSASLATQVLGAMTATVFEARIDYRIAITAIGAVALVSSLVLASAPGLTTFWIAALVMGFILLFIVPYQIRLAITADETRTAVLLVPAAQLFGLAIGPVAASLLINGKDFRPVPEFAAASAFASVALLGLFVATMRRRRV
- a CDS encoding TetR/AcrR family transcriptional regulator encodes the protein MAEASRMATAPRRRPKQERSRERIDAILSTTMRLIGEKGIDAVTMKEVGALAGGPIATVYHYFPNKSAILAMLYERFSEESRARFGEIIAEISGLEDVTAAADRMIEDYYRRVADDPAIQDLQNAIQADKALQNLDIAETRHQAKMFCDHVAPMLRPDRREDFARVVFLIFQLAGGVVRLALTQDEKEGRRTIDDYRSIIHTQLRLFL
- the groES gene encoding co-chaperone GroES; amino-acid sequence: MAKSKFRPLHDRVVVRRVESESKTAGGIIIPDTAKEKPQEGEIIAVGSGARDEAGKLVPLDVKAGDRILFGKWSGTEVKLNGEDLLIMKESDIMGIIG
- the groL gene encoding chaperonin GroEL (60 kDa chaperone family; promotes refolding of misfolded polypeptides especially under stressful conditions; forms two stacked rings of heptamers to form a barrel-shaped 14mer; ends can be capped by GroES; misfolded proteins enter the barrel where they are refolded when GroES binds), with protein sequence MAAKDVKFSRDARERMLRGVNILADAVKVTLGPKGRNVVIDKSFGAPRITKDGVTVAKEIELEDKFENMGAQMVREVASKTNDIAGDGTTTATVLAQSIVQEGHKAVAAGMNPMDLKRGIDLAVTEVVAALGKAAKKIKTSEEVAQVGTISANGDESVGKMIAEAMQKVGNEGVITVEEAKTAETELEVVEGMQFDRGYLSPYFVTNPDKMVADLEDAYILLHEKKLSNLQAMLPVLEAVVQTSKPLLIISEDVEGEALATLVVNKLRGGLKIAAVKAPGFGDRRKAMLEDIAILTGGQVISEDLGIKLENVGLNMLGRAKKVSISKENTTIVDGAGKKAEIQGRVAQIKQQIEETTSDYDKEKLQERLAKLAGGVAVIRVGGATEVEVKEKKDRVDDALNATRAAVEEGIVAGGGVALLRASGNLKATGVNSDQAAGINIVRRALQAPARQIAANAGAEASIVAGKILENKGATFGYNAQTGEYGDMIAMGIVDPVKVVRTALQDAASVAGLLVTTEAMIAEAPKKESAGGGMPGGMGGGGMGGMGGMDF
- a CDS encoding TetR/AcrR family transcriptional regulator — encoded protein: MANDTRARILETTGLLLRRRGYHGTSLNDILSASGAPRGSLYFHFPGGKDQLVVEVTRASVAEVTERLGAELAAESDPAVAVHHIYQSVARMLEDNEFSLGCPIAPVVLDAPNDVPDLEEICRSAFEQWIGLLRQAFVRAGVVERRARALALLVESSLEGLMVIARATRDRSSINVVADEVATLIEQAVLAGKATRQAESTAV
- a CDS encoding zinc-dependent alcohol dehydrogenase family protein — its product is MREEVRPEPSPQEIVVRVRATSLNRRDTMILNGTYPLTPRRGIVPLSDGAGEVVAIGDDVTRFAVGDRVTGSYFARWIDGRINAGLIDQLGCTLDGMLGEYAVLDEQWAVRVPEHLDWREAATLSCAGLTAWNALTGAEIPKPGQWVLVIGSGGVSLFALQFAKLLGCRVVAVTSRAEKVGKLRAMGADLVVSSTDMPEWGAMVRGETGGIDLTVETGGPPTFAQSLIASALYGRIVLLTIQDAKGATVQIPGAVYQRSLVTIGRLFVGSRANLETMLNAVSAHRLRPVIDKVFPFAEARDAYRYFQQGDVFGKVVIDGA
- a CDS encoding OsmC family protein, translated to MTIREASAEWQGTLREGSGRLRLGSGVFEGAYSFPSRFENGPGTNPEELIAAAHAGCFSMALTFILGQGGHVPRDIRTIARVHLGATEAGPTITRIDLETAVEVTGLAEDQFERLAQSAKASCLVSRALAGVAQINLKATLVGTAAQQ
- a CDS encoding nuclear transport factor 2 family protein, whose translation is MSSIMDGHPESRRTAEIMRRFNDVFQLHDPSALAELVGEDCVIENTVPAPDGARHAGKAACVGLWTAIATQPGTRFDIEETFVAGERATIRWRYWMADGNSLRGVNLMRVEGGRIVEAMGYVKG
- a CDS encoding LysE family translocator, which encodes MSIEFLLTSLIVVASPGTGVLYTLSAGLSRGARASIVAAFGCTLGIIPHMAAAITGLAALLHTSAVAFETLKYLGVAYLLYMAWNTLKERGGLNVEDNVAPRSTGKVIARGILVNVLNPKLSIFFFAFLPQFVSTTEPHALSKMLELSSVFMLLTFVIFVGYGIFAASIRSHVASRPRVLTWMRRTFAGAFVMLGAKLALADR
- a CDS encoding YkgJ family cysteine cluster protein — translated: MPQDADRNPAAQGLFNPVAAASLSSSQRGTVPAFDCQSCGACCSYSAEWPRFSTEDDAHLDRIPDKYVATDLSGMRCEGPRCSALCGEVGKATACGIYELRPDVCRACMPGDEDCLMARRAHGLPVL
- a CDS encoding cold-shock protein, with the protein product MSTGTVKWFNATKGFGFIQPDDGSADVFVHISAVERAGMRDIVEGQKLGYEMVRDNKSGKMSADQLKAA
- a CDS encoding metallophosphoesterase, with protein sequence MMKRFSPKSVSRRRFLARAAGLATALALPRPALGQTGQRIQPVDATFLFIADVHACRMASGLSPNCQQEGKTDAALLRNVAALNGIGDKTWPVEIGGVPTGLRSAGSRIGTPLGLVIGGDMTDDGGGQITQPSEGTQLLQFSQRYQQGMGPDRVHVPVYVGLGNHDLDQNGPRHHVDWYRREMRDYVEVNHRAGVFFKPPVPATDYDVETDCYAWDWGGLHLVQTHRFAGDTGHGADSSLPWLKQDLATYAADGRPVILFQHYGWDNFSTERWDPAKKAFDDDGKGPPHWWSDADRQALLAALKGYNVIAIFHGHQHEVPMIYQRDGLDLFKPKAAYMGGFALARVTNDGMDVVLGEASDDHGGVTFTNAFSKPFQT